The proteins below are encoded in one region of Triticum aestivum cultivar Chinese Spring chromosome 1B, IWGSC CS RefSeq v2.1, whole genome shotgun sequence:
- the LOC123139152 gene encoding uncharacterized protein: protein MVAHLVCPCHQSQALGVEVLRQPEVCVHADRSQALAVEVLCQSVHTCHRLLQSEGVMIVIWHPLWRRTTTRASMVESSAPWVHTKRRSRLVHDKMSDLVFIKFNSKLKDKKLNKLKDPIEKQVVDVLEDDENEWITGVVPNGDEEQVEGEDQDQEIPYASSHAGPGTSAINPLKRKRGVYGKKKKMMIPVTPQEDLLSASSASESDDDEDTNMSSGSDM, encoded by the exons ATGGTGGCACACTTGGTGTGCCCATGCCATCAGTCTCAAGCATTGGGTGTAGAAGTTCTCCGCCAACCTGAAGTGTGTGTGCATGCTGATCGGTCTCAAGCGTTGGCTGTAGAAGTTCTCTGCCAATCCGTCCATACATGCCACAGATTACTTCAATCTGAAGGCGTCATGATTGTCATTTG GCACCCTTTGTGGAGGAGGACAACGACCAGGGCATCCATGGTCGAGAGCTCGGCTCCTTGG GTTCACACAAAGAGACGCAGCAGGCTGGTGCATGACAAGATGAGTGACCTTGTTTTCATCAAGTTCAACTCCAAACTGAAGGACAAGAAACTAAACAAACTCAAGGACCCCATTGAGAAGCAGGTGGTAGATGttttagaagatgatgagaatGAATGGATCACTGGTGTGGTGCCTAATGGTGATGAAGAACAAGTTGAAGGTGAAGATCAAGATCAAGAAATTCCATATGCAAGCTCGCATGCTGGACCAGGAACTTCTGCTATTAATCCCCTTAAAAGGAAGAGGGGTGTCTATggtaagaagaagaagatgatgatcccTGTTACTCCTCAAGAAGATCTGctctctgcttcctctgcttcagaaagtgacgacgacgaggacaccAACATGAGTTCTGGTTCTGACATGTGA